CCGTCGCCGGCGACCGAGCGTCGTACCAGTACCTCGCCGAAAGCATCCGCCGCTTTCCGCCGCAAGAGGCCTTCACCGACATGATCGCCGCCGCCGGCTTCGATCATGTCAGTTACCGCAACCTGACCGGTGGAATCGCCGCCATTCATTCGGCGTGGCGGACGTAACCCCACGCGGACGCACCGTTCGGAAACGACACTATACGAGGCAACACTTTTTCCATTTAAGCCCTTTTATCCAGGCCCTTCAAAGCAGGCCCCGCATCCATGATTCGATCGTTCCGAAATATCCTCAGATTCCTTCGCGTCGCCCATATCCTGGCCCGCCACGACGCGCTGTTTCTTCTCGATAACCTAGGCGTCGCACCATTTATCGTTTTCATCGCGCGCTTGGGCCGCCGCAGGGGCGCTCAGGGGCGCCCGGGGCAACGCCTCGCCCGCGCGCTGTCCCAAGCGGGGCCGAGTTTCATCAAGCTGGGCCAGGCGCTCTCCACCCGTTCGGACCTCCTGGGCGAGGAAATCGCCGCCGACCTGTCGGAATTGCAAGACGCGCTGCCCCCGTTCTCCGGAACTTTGGCGCGCCAAGCCATCGCCGACGAGTTCGGTTGCCCACTCGAAAGCCTTTTTCGCTCTTTCGACGAGACCCCCGTCGCCGCCGCCTCGATCGCCCAGGTCCATTTCGCGGTAACCAGCGACGGACGCGAAGTCGCGGTCAAGGTCCTGCGCCCCGACATCGAAGCCGCCTTCGCGCGCGATCTCGATCTGTTTTATTGGGCCGCGCAGTTGATCGAGATGGCCCGCCCGGAATTGCGCCGCCTGAAGCCCGTCGAGGCCGTCAAGACGCTGGAAAAATCAGTCCAGATGGAAATGGACCTGCGCTTCGAGGCGGCCGCCTGCGCCGAACTTGCAGAAAATTTTCGCGACGATCCAACCTTCCGCGTGCCGGGCGTCGATTGGTTGCGCACCGGTCGGCGCGTACTGTGCACCGAACGGGTCGAAGGGATCGTGATCGACGATATTCCCGCCCTCGTCAAGGCCGGACACGAACCGTTGGAGGTCTTGCGCAAGGCCGCCGGGGCTTTTTTCCATCAGGTCTTTCGCGACGGATTTTTCCATGCCGACATGCATCCGGGCAATCTGTTCGTCGCCCCCGACGGCGCCGTGGTCGCGGTCGATTTCGGCATCATGGGCCGCCTCGACGACGCCAACCGCAAGACGTTGGCCGAAATGATGCTGGCGTTTCTCACCCGCGATTACCGCCGCGCCGCCGAAGTCCACTTCGAAGCCGGCTGGATTCCCGCCGACCAATCCGTCACGGCCTTCACCCAGGCCTGCCGTTCGATCGCCGAGCCGATCATGGATAAGGCGCAAAACGAGATTTCCATCGGTCGCCTGCTCGGTCAATTGTTCCAGATCACCGAAACCTTCGCCATGGAGGCTCAGCCTCAATTGCTGATGCTACAAAAGACCATGCTCGTCGCCGAAGGCACCGGACGGCATATCGCCCCCGAAGCCAATATGTGGATGCTCGCCCGCCCCTTGGTCGAGCAATGGGCGCACGACAACCTCAGCCCGCAAGCCCGTCTGCGTGACGGCGTCCAAGAATTGGTCGGCGCGGCGCGGCGCCTGCCACGGGTGTTGAACAACCTAGAAAAAAGCCTCGACGCCTTTTCCGAACGCGGCCTCAAGC
This genomic window from Varunaivibrio sulfuroxidans contains:
- the ubiB gene encoding 2-polyprenylphenol 6-hydroxylase, with translation MIRSFRNILRFLRVAHILARHDALFLLDNLGVAPFIVFIARLGRRRGAQGRPGQRLARALSQAGPSFIKLGQALSTRSDLLGEEIAADLSELQDALPPFSGTLARQAIADEFGCPLESLFRSFDETPVAAASIAQVHFAVTSDGREVAVKVLRPDIEAAFARDLDLFYWAAQLIEMARPELRRLKPVEAVKTLEKSVQMEMDLRFEAAACAELAENFRDDPTFRVPGVDWLRTGRRVLCTERVEGIVIDDIPALVKAGHEPLEVLRKAAGAFFHQVFRDGFFHADMHPGNLFVAPDGAVVAVDFGIMGRLDDANRKTLAEMMLAFLTRDYRRAAEVHFEAGWIPADQSVTAFTQACRSIAEPIMDKAQNEISIGRLLGQLFQITETFAMEAQPQLLMLQKTMLVAEGTGRHIAPEANMWMLARPLVEQWAHDNLSPQARLRDGVQELVGAARRLPRVLNNLEKSLDAFSERGLKLHPDTVLAMRGGNRRHRSAILAFATGAVCAAAIIGVVLLV